The sequence GACCGACTGGCCCTTGCTGATGGTGCCCTGCCGGACCCGGCACAGCGCCAGCCGGCCGAGGAACGGGGAGGCGTCGAGGTTGGTGACGTGTGCCTGCAGCGGCGCCCCGTCCTCGTACGCGGGCGCCGGGATGGTGTCCAGCAGGGTGCGGAACAGCGGCTCCAGGGAGCTGCTGTCGTCCGGCACCGAACCGTCGGCCGGCTGGGTCAGCGAGGCGATGCCGTCGCGGGCGCAGGCGTAGACGATCGGGAAGTCGATCTGCTCCTCGTCGGCGTCCAGGTCCAGGAAGAGCTCGTAGGTGTCGTCCACGACCTCCTTGATCCGGGCGTCCGGGCGGTCCACCTTGTTGATCACCAGGATGATCGGCATGCGGGCCTTGAGCGCCTTGCGGAGCACGAACCGGGTCTGCGGCAGCGGACCCTCGCTGGCGTCGACCAGCAGGACGACCCCGTCGACCATGGTGAGGCCGCGCTCGACCTCGCCGCCGAAGTCGGCGTGGCCGGGGGTGTCGATGATGTTGATGGTGACCGGGTCGGAGCCGTCCGCCGGCATGTACCGCACGCCGGTGTTCTTGGCGAGGATGGTGATGCCCTTTTCCCGTTCGAGGTCCATCGAGTCCATGACCCGCTCGGTTACCTCGCCGCGGGCGCCGTAGGCGCCGGCCTGCCGCAACATGGCGTCGACCAAGGTCGTCTTGCCGTGGTCGACGTGGGCGATGATGGCGACGTTGCGGAGGTCGGTGCGAAGCTGCATACCCTCCATACTCCTGTCTACGGTTGCCGGGGCACGTGTCGGGGTCACCCCCAGATGGCCCGGATCTGTGTCGGAACTCCTGTTCCGACCGTTCGCGCGGCTGGCATGCTGGCCCCCGTGTTCATGGGGACCGGATGCATGACCTGCTGACCTCGCTGCAGGGCCTACCGTCCCTGCTGATCTATGTGATCGCCGCGACAGTCGTCGCGGGGGAGACCGCGGTGATCTTCGGTCTGCTGGTGCCGGGCGAGGCGACCCTGTTGCTGGTCGGCTTCTTAGCCTACGCGGGGACGCTCCGGCTTGTTCCCGCGCTGTTCGTCATGACAGGTGCGGCGGTGATCGGAGACACACTCGCCTTCCGCTCCGGCCGCCGGTACGGCCCCCGGCTGCGCGCCAGCGGGCTGGGTAACCGGGTGGGGCCCGAGCGGTGGGCCCGGGCCGACGCGCTGCTCGGCCGGCTGGGCGGGCGGGGGGTGTTCGCGGCCCGGTGGATCGCCTTCGCCCGCACCCTGGTGCCCCGGCTGGCCGGCGCGGCCGGCCTGCCGTACCGGCGGTTCGCGCCGTGGAACCTGGCCGGGGTGGCGACCTGGGTGGGCGGCTCGGTGCTGCTCGGCTACCTGGCCGGCGAGTCGTACGAGACGGTCTCCCGGCTGCTGGGTCGGGCCACCGGGGTGGTGCTGGTGCTGCTGGCCGTGCTGGCCGCGATCGTGCTGGCCGGGCGGTGGCTGGGACGCCATCCCGACCCGGCGCGGGCGCTGCTGACCCGGGCCGCCGCCCTGCCGCCTGTGCGCTGGGTCACCGGCCGCTACGGCATCCTCTTCTTCCTGATCGCCATGCACCTCGGGCCGGGCTGGGCGCTGCTGCTCAACCTCGGCGCCGGCCTGCTGCTGCTGTCGGCGGCCGGGTTCGCCGTCGCCTGGCTGCTGGAGGCGGTGGTGCGCTTCAGCGGGCTGGCCGTGGTCGACGGCGCGATCGCGGACTGGTTCGCCCACCGCCGTACCCCGGGCGCGGTGCAGGCCGCCCTGACCACGGTCTCGGTGCTGCGGGGGTCGTTCCTGATCGTGCTGGTGGCGGTGGTGGCCGGGGTGCTCGCCTGGCGGCACCGGCCCTGGCGGGCGGACCTGCTCAGCGTCTTCGGCACGGTTGGGGCCTTCCTGCCGCTGGTGGTGCTGGCGGTGGTCGCCGACGCCACCCCGTCGGCCCGGGCGGCGGTCATGTTCCCGACGCAGAACGCGGTGGTCGCCGCGAGCCTCTGCACGCTCGCCTGGCTGGTCTCCCGCGACGCCCGCTGGCCGGTGGCGGTGGCCGCCTGGACGGCGGCGGCGGCCGGCATCGCCGTGCTCGGCGGGGCCCGTCTCTACCTGGGCTGGAGCACGGCCAGCGGAACGGTCACCTCGGTGCTGCTCGGGGTGGCCTGGACGGCGGTGTTCGTGGTCGCCTGGGCCACCCGGGACCGGGCGGTACGCGCCACCGGCGCCCCACCGCCCCGGTAGCCGCGTCCCGGCCCCGCTGGACCGGCGCCTCGTGACGTCAGTGCCGCGCCGGGCCGGGACGCGACGGGCGCCCCGGGGCCTCGTGACGTGAGTGCCGCGCCGGGCCGGGACGCGACGCGCGGCCCGGCCCCGGGAACGGTCAGTGCCGCGCGGCGACGGGCTCCGGCTGCACCGGCGCGTCGGGCGCGGGAACGCGGTGGATGCGGCCCGGCGCCCAGAATCGGTCACCCAGCAGGAAGGCCAGCGCCGGGACGAGGACCGTGCGCACCAGCAGGGTGTCGAGCAGCACACCGATGCAGACGATGATCCCGACCTGGGTCAGCGTGATCAGCGGCAGCACGCCGAGGACGGCGAAGACCGCGGCGAGCAGGATGCCGGCGCTGGTGATGACCCCGCCGGTGACCCGGAGCGCGGAGAGCAGGCCGTCCCGGGTGCCCGCGCTGCGGGCGTCCTCCCGGGCCCGGGTGACCAGGAAGATGTTGTAGTCCACGCCGAGCGCCACCAGGAACACGAACGCGATCAGCAGGACGCCGCTGTCCAGCGCCGGGAACCCGAGGACGTGGTCGAAGAGCAGCCACGCCGCGCCGAGGCTGGCGAAGAACGACGCGATGACGGTGAGCACCAGCAGCACCGGGGCGACCAGGCCCCGCAGCAGCAGCACCAGCACTGCGCCGACGAGCAGCAGGATGATCGGCAGGATCATCCGCAGGTCCTTCCCGTCGGCCTCGGTCGAGTCGTACGTGGCGGCCACCGGGCCGCCGACCACCGCCCCGGCGAACTCGTCCGCGCCGTCGACCGCGGCCGGGGCGGAGCCGGGGACCGCGGCGACCGCGTCCCGCAGCGCCTCGATCGCCCGGTCGGAGGCGGCGGTGCCCGGCTCGGCCGCCAGCACGACGTCGACCTGGGCGATGCCGGCGCCCGCCTCGCCGGGCCGGGCGGACGCGACGCCGGGGACGGCCGCCGCGGCGGCCGTGACGGCCGGTGCCGCCGCGGGGGTGGTGAGCACGGCGACCGGCTGGGTGGTTCCGGCCGGGAACGCCTTCGCCAGCGTCTCGGCGCCGGCGACGGCCTCGGGCTTCACCCGGAACTGCTCGGTCTCGGACAGTCCGGTGCGGATGCCGAGCCCACCGAGCGCCAGGCCGGCGAGCAGCAGCGTGGCGAGGACGGCGACCGGGGCCGGCCGACGGACGACGGCGGCGCCGAGGCGGCCCCACAGCCGGCCCTCCCGCGTCGCGCTGCCGGCCCGGGGGACGAACGGCCAGAACAGGCCCCGGCCGAAGATCACCAGCGCGGCGGGGAGGACGAAGAGCGCGGAGAGCATGGCGAAGACCACACCGGTGGCGCAGGCCACCGCGAGGGCCCGGTTGAGCTCCCGCTCGGACAGCAGCAGGGTGAGCACGCCCAGGACCACGGTGATGCCGCTGGCCAGGATCGGCTCGGCGGTGCGGCGCAGGGCGGCCCGCATGGCGACGAAGCGGTCCTCCTCGCGGCGCAGCTCCTCCCGGTAGCGCGCGATGATCAGCAGCGCGTAGTCGGTGGCGGCGCCGAAGACCAGCACGCTGGCGATGCCGGTGACGGCGCCGCCGGGCATGTTGATGCCGAGCGCCGGGACGATCGTGTCGAGGGCGCGCAGGGTGAGCTGCTCGGTCGCCGCGACGACGACCAGCGGCACGATCCACAGGAACGGGCTGCGGTAGGTGATCAGCAGCAGCAGCGCGACCACGGCGGCGGTGACCAGGAGCAGCGTGGTGTCGGCGCCCTCGAAGACCTTGGTGAGGTCGGCGGTGAAGGCCGGCCCGCCGGTCACCTGCACCGCGAGCCCGTCGGGCAGGCCGGCCAGGGCGGCGCGGAGCTGGTCGACCGTCTGCCCGACCTGCTCCTGACCACCGGCGGTGGACAGCGGTACGGCGACCAGCGCCACCGTGCCGTCCGGGGCGACCTGCGGCGGGCTGACCCGCCCGCCGACGGCCAACCGGGCCAGTTCGCCCGAGCGCGCGGTCAGCGCGGCGCGGTCGGCCTCGGTGAGCGCCCCGCCGTCGGCGCGGCTGAGCACCACGATCGCCGGCTGGGTGTCGCTGGAGGGCAGTTCGTCCTGGAGGCGCTCGACCTGGGTCGACTGCCACTCGACCGACAGGCCGGTGGCGGAGACCGGGTCGGGATTGGCGGGCTTCGGCAGCCCGAAGACCGCCGCGCCGACGACGAGCGCGGCTACCACGGTGAGCCAGGCGGCCAGCCGGCCGCGGGCGACGCGGGTGAACACAGACATCGGATGCCCTCACGGTCCTTCGACTTGAAATCTCGGCTATCAAGAGTCTTGCCGAGCGAGAGCATTGGTGCAAGTTGTCGAGTATCTTGACAAGCGAGATTGCCGTGGGCTGCTCTATGCTGCACCCCGGGTGGTCCGACAGGGGGTACGACCAGACGTGGCAGCGCACGGCATGTATCGACGGCGGGACGACCGACGCAGTCAGCTGGTCGCCGAGATCACCAGCGACCTGCGGCGGTACTCGGTGGACGCGCAGCACATCGGGCACGCCTTCGCCGGCCTGCACGGGCTCAACCCCACCGACCTGCACGCCCTGATCGCCGTCATGGACGCGGAACTGACCGGTGACCCGATCACCCCCGGGCGGCTGGGAGAGCAGCTCAACCTCTCCTCGGGCTCGGTGACCGCACTGATCGACCGGCTGGAGCGGGCCGGGCACATCCGCCGCGACCGGGACACGGCCGATCGGCGCAAGGTCTTCCTGCACTACGCCGACCAGGGCGCCGCGCTGGCGATGAGCTTCTTCGGCCCGCTCGGCCGACGCACCGACGAGGTGATGGCCCGCTTCAGCGACGAGGAGCTGGAGGTCGTGCACCGCTTCATGGCGACGATGGTCGACTCGATGCGGGCGCACCGCGACGCCGTCCGGGCCGAGTCGGCCCGCCGCCCGACGAGCTGACCCGGCGCCCGGGCGAGGCGTATTTCGGCCCAGGGTTCCGCGCACCCGCGCGTCCGGCGTATCGGTGACTTTCCGTTGTGGATGCTGGGTGGCGGCGCGGGGTGACGCGGCCTGCTGCGGCCGGCGTGTCCCAGCCGGCTCACAGCTTCGTTCCATCTGAAGAGAAGCCACTTGAGCTGGGCGTTTGTTCGTTCGTCCGGTTATCGTTCAGCCAACGCCCGACGAAGTGCAGCTCGTGGTCGGGCTCGCTCCCGCACCCGTACACCGCCACGCGGTGTCACTGTCGCGCCCGGCCCCTGACCCTACGGAAGGGGGAACCCATGACAACGGCTCCGGCCAATCTGCTGGCCGCCCGCCGCCTGTTGCTCGACAACCTCAACATCGACCCCGACACGGCTCGCGACGACGACCTCGAACCCGGCGAGGTCGGCATCGTCGGCGATCCCGCCCATCGTGGCGGCTACCACTGCGGCTCCGACCGGGTGGTGACCAACGACTACTCGGTGGTGGAGTCCACCCGGGACTCGACCGGGCTCACCCTGTACGCCTCCGCGCTGGACGTCGGCATCTTCGAGGTCCGCTCCGGCGGTCGGACGCACAACCTGCGCACGTTCTCGACCTGGTGTGTCGCGCAGTGCGTGGCGAACACGCCGGACAGCCGCGACGTGCGCGAGATCATCTACTCACCGGACGGGAGCGTCGTCCGCCGGTGGGACCGGCTGGGCAGGCGCAGCAGCGGCGACGACTCGCACCTGTACCACACCCACTTCAGCTACTTCCGCGACTCCACGAAGGCGAACCGGGACCAGCGACCGCTGTTCCGGCGCTATCTCACCAGCATCGGACTCCTGGAGGACGACGACATGACCCCCGAAGAGCACACCTGGCTGCAGACCGTCCACCGCAACCTGACCGTCCTGGACGGACGTAACCCGGTCGGCCAGATCTACACCCGGATTGCGCTGGGCGAGGACCACACGGACCCCGCGTTCGTCGTCCAGCACCCGACCCTGAAGTCGCTCGGCGCGCAACTCACCGCGCTGCAGACGGCGCTGACCGCGCTCGCCAACAAGGACTTCACCGACGAGGCGGCGATCGTCCAGGGTGTGCTGGCCGGCCTCACGCCGGAGAAGATCGCCGCGGCGATCCCGCCGACCATCGCCAAACAGGTCGCCGACGAACTCGCCCGACGCATGGTCGCTTGATCACGCCGGACACCGGCCGGCCGTGGTCGGACCGGTCCCGGGCACGCGCAGTGGCGGCGGCCGACCCGACCGCCGCCACCGGCACGGACTACAGCGGACGGACGTTGTCCGCCTGCGGACCCTTCTGCCCCTGGGTCACCTCGAACTCGACCTTCTGGCCCTCGTTCAGTTCGCGGTAGCCGCTGGAGGCGATGGCCGAGTAGTGGACGAAGACGTCCGGGCCTCCGCCGTCCTGCTCGATGAAGCCGAAGCCCTTTTCCGAGTTGAACCACTTGACCGTGCCGGTTGCCATGCATCTCTCCCTGTTCAAGACGGGTGAGCACCCGCGTGTCGACGGATGATCGCCCTGTATCTCCCCGAGGGTAACCGGCGGAACGCTCGTTCGCTGGCTGAAGTGCCGCAAGGCGGCGAAGAGAAAAATCGCGAGTCGGACGCGAAAGCCGCGCGATGCCGGGTCGGCTCCGGCATGCTCGACCGGTGAACGGACTCAGCACGGCGGCGGTGAGCGTCCTGGCGCGCGAGATCGGCGCGCCGGGCGACGGGCTGGACCGGCTGCGACTGGTGCCCACGCCGTTCGTGCCGGAGGTGTGGCTGCACCTCGCCGAGGACGCCATCGTCTGGTGGGCCCGGATGGAGGCGGCGGCCGGCCGTACCCTCCCGCCGCCGTACTGGGCATCGGCCTGGCCCGGCGGGCAGGGGCTCGCCCGGTACCTGCTGGACCACCCCGAACTGGCCGCCGGACGTCGGGTGCTCGACCTGGCCGCCGGCTCCGGTCTGGTGGCCATCGCCGCCGCGCTGGCCGGCGCGTCCGAGGTCGTCGCCAACGACGTCGACCCGTGGGCGGTGGCGGCGGTGACGGTCAACGCCCGGGCCAACCAGGTGGCGGTCACGGCCACCGAGGGCGACCTGCTGGACGGCGACGGCACCGGGGTGGACCTGCTGCTCGCCGGCGACGTGCTCTACGACGCGGGGCTGGCCCGGCGGGTGCTGCCGTTCCTGCGCCGGGCCGCCGCCGCCGGGGCGGTCGTGCTGGTCGGCGACCCCGACCGGGGGCACCTGCCGGCCGAGGCCCTGGAGGTCGTGGCCAGTTATCCGGTGCCCACCACCGAGCCGTTCGTCGACTCGCCGGTACGCCGGGTGCAGGTGCTCCGGCCGCGCTGACCCGACGGCCGGCTCAGGGGTGACCCCGAGCCGGGGTTCAGGGCGGGGTGGGGGACCGGACCCGATGTGCCGGCCGCCCGCGGCCCATAGCGTCATGGCCATGCTGGATACGTTGGCCCAGGTCGGGGAGCTGCCCACCACACTGCTGATGGGGGCGCTGGGGCTGGTCATGCTCGCCGACGCCGTACCGCTGCTCGGGGTGCTGGTCCCCGGCGACGTCGCGGTGCTCGCGGCGGTGGGGGTGGGCAGCCCGGCGACCGGCGCGGCCACCGTCGCCGCGGTCGTGGCGGGCTGCGTCGCCGGCTGGTCGCTGAGCTTCCTCGCCGGCCGGGTGTACGGCGAGCGGCTGCGGCACAGCCGGGTCGGCGGCTGGATCGGCGAGGCCCGCTGGGCCGCGGCCGAGGGGATCCTGCGCTCCGGCGGCGGGCGGATGGTGCTCATCGCGCCCTTCCTGCCGGTGTTCAACGCGCTGCTGCCGCTGGCCGCGGGCGGGCTGCGGATGTCGTACCGGAGGTTCGTGACCTGCGCGACGGCGGGCGCCGCGCTCTGGGCCGGCCTCTACCTGGCGCTGGGCACCGCGTCCCGGTCGCTGGCCGGGCTGCTGCCGGGGGAGAGCAGCCCGATGCTGGTCACCATGGCGGTCGGCCTGGCGCTGGCCGGGGTGGTGCTGCTGGGCACCCGGCGCCGGCTGCGCGCCCTGACCGGCGCCGGCCAGCCGAGCTGACCGGCGCCGGACGCCTCACCAGCCGCGGGCCCGCCACTGCGGCAGCGACGGGCGCTCCGCCCCGAGGGTGCTGTCCCTGCCGTGCCCCGGGTAGAACCAGGTCTCGTCCGGCAGCCGGTCGAAGAGCTTCTGCTCCACGTCGTCGACGAGCTGGCCGAAGCGCTGCGGGTCCTGGTCGGTGTTGCCGACCCCGCCCGGGAAGAGGCTGTCCCCGGTGAACAGGTGCGGGGTGCCGGCCGGGTCGCGGTAGAGCAGGGCGATGGAGCCCGGCGTGTGCCCCCGGACGTGGATCACCTCCAGGGCGCAGTCGCCGACCGGCACGGTGTCGCCGTCGGCGAGTCGCTCCGCCTCGATCGGCAGGCCCTCGGCGTCGTCGCCGTGCACGAGGGCGCGGGCGCCGGTCTTCGCGACGACCTCCTCCAGGGCGACCCAGTGGTCCATGTGCCGGTGCGTGGTGACCACCGCGGCCAACCCGCCGTCGCCGACCAGGTCGAGCAGCCGGGGGGCCTCGTTCGCCGCGTCGACGAGCACCTGCTCGCCGGTGCCCTTGCAGCGCAGCAGGTACGCGTTGTTGTCCATCGGGCCCACCGACAGCTTCGTGACGGTGAGCCGGTCCAGCTCCCGCACGGCGGGCGGGCCGCCGGCGGTGACGTCTCCGGTGTAGCTCATGACGTGTCTATATCCATTCCGGTGGAGTCGGCAGGGGTCCGTCGGGGGCGACGGTCAGCGCCTCGCCGCGGCTGCGCCCGATCAACCAGGCGGCCAGCTCGGCGACCGGGCCGCTGACCAGCGGCGCGGCCTCACGTTCACCGACGACCAGCTCGTGTCGGCTGCCGTCGAAGCGCAGCACCATCGCCGGGACGTCGGTGCGGGCGGCCAGACCGGCGCCCACCTCGTGCAGCAGGTGGTGGGCGAAGGCCGCCGGCCAGTCCGCCGACCGGTAACCCACGTCGAGGTCCACGTGGTGCACCTCGATCTCGCGCAGCCGCCCCCAGACCAGCATCGCGGCCTTCCACGGGCCGCGCCGGGTCTGCACCGTGGCCGACCACGCCTCGACGGGCATGGCCGCGACCGCCTCGGCGAACCGCTCGGCGGAGTGGCGCAGGTCGTCCAGGTGGGCCGCCGGCGGCCGGCCCGCGCCGGCCTCGATGTCGGCGGCGCGGGCCTCCGGGCTGGCGTACATCGGGATGGGCTCGCCGGTACGGGCGGCGGTCAGCAGGTTGACGAAGCCGTCGGCGTTGCGGGCGAGGTGCGCCAGGACGTGCCCGCGGGTCCAGCCGGGCAGCAGCGAGGGCGCCGCGATGTCCGCGTCGTCGAGAGCGGCCGCGGCGCGCAGGAGCCGGGCCGTGGCGTCGTCCACCTCGCCGGTCAGCAGAAGCGGATCGGTGGTCACGCACCGACCCTAGCGGTACCGGGCGGGCCCGTCGCCGGGGAAATCGCTTTCGGCGCGTCGCCGCGGCACCTACCGTCGGCATCGAACGCGGCACCCGGACATCGGAGGAGAGGTGGTGGCCATGCCGGTAGCAGCACGCGTGCACCACCACGACCAGTTCCGACTCCGATGAGGATGCCATGACCATCGATCTTTCCGCCCTCGGTTTCGACGCCGACCGGGCGGCGTACGCACGACGGCGCCCCGACCGCCGACCGGGCCGGGTGGCCCGGGTCGACCGCGGGGTCTGCACCGTGCTCTGCGCGGACGGACCCGTCCGCGCCAGCCTCGGCCCGGCGGTGCTCGCCGCCGCGGCCCGCGACCTGACCGCCCTGCCCTGCGCCGGCGACTGGGTGCTCCTGGCCACCTGGCCGGACGGCCCGCTCACCGTGGAGACGGTGCTGCCGCGCCGTACCGCGCTGGTGCGCCGGACCGCCGGCAAGGACGCCAGCGGGCAGGTGCTCGCCGCCAACCTCGACGCCGCCGCGGTGGTCGAGCCGGTGCACCCGGAACCGGACGTCGCCCGCATCGAGCGGTTGCTCTCCCTGGCCCACGAGTCCGGGGCGCGGCCCGTGGTCGTGCTCACCAAGGTCGACCTGGCCGCCGATCCGGCGGCCGTGGCCCGGCAGCTCGCCGCGGTGGCGCCGGGGGTGCCGGTGCTGCCGGTCAGCGCCGAGCGGG comes from Micromonospora purpureochromogenes and encodes:
- a CDS encoding DedA family protein, encoding MHDLLTSLQGLPSLLIYVIAATVVAGETAVIFGLLVPGEATLLLVGFLAYAGTLRLVPALFVMTGAAVIGDTLAFRSGRRYGPRLRASGLGNRVGPERWARADALLGRLGGRGVFAARWIAFARTLVPRLAGAAGLPYRRFAPWNLAGVATWVGGSVLLGYLAGESYETVSRLLGRATGVVLVLLAVLAAIVLAGRWLGRHPDPARALLTRAAALPPVRWVTGRYGILFFLIAMHLGPGWALLLNLGAGLLLLSAAGFAVAWLLEAVVRFSGLAVVDGAIADWFAHRRTPGAVQAALTTVSVLRGSFLIVLVAVVAGVLAWRHRPWRADLLSVFGTVGAFLPLVVLAVVADATPSARAAVMFPTQNAVVAASLCTLAWLVSRDARWPVAVAAWTAAAAGIAVLGGARLYLGWSTASGTVTSVLLGVAWTAVFVVAWATRDRAVRATGAPPPR
- a CDS encoding MMPL family transporter, with amino-acid sequence MSVFTRVARGRLAAWLTVVAALVVGAAVFGLPKPANPDPVSATGLSVEWQSTQVERLQDELPSSDTQPAIVVLSRADGGALTEADRAALTARSGELARLAVGGRVSPPQVAPDGTVALVAVPLSTAGGQEQVGQTVDQLRAALAGLPDGLAVQVTGGPAFTADLTKVFEGADTTLLLVTAAVVALLLLITYRSPFLWIVPLVVVAATEQLTLRALDTIVPALGINMPGGAVTGIASVLVFGAATDYALLIIARYREELRREEDRFVAMRAALRRTAEPILASGITVVLGVLTLLLSERELNRALAVACATGVVFAMLSALFVLPAALVIFGRGLFWPFVPRAGSATREGRLWGRLGAAVVRRPAPVAVLATLLLAGLALGGLGIRTGLSETEQFRVKPEAVAGAETLAKAFPAGTTQPVAVLTTPAAAPAVTAAAAAVPGVASARPGEAGAGIAQVDVVLAAEPGTAASDRAIEALRDAVAAVPGSAPAAVDGADEFAGAVVGGPVAATYDSTEADGKDLRMILPIILLLVGAVLVLLLRGLVAPVLLVLTVIASFFASLGAAWLLFDHVLGFPALDSGVLLIAFVFLVALGVDYNIFLVTRAREDARSAGTRDGLLSALRVTGGVITSAGILLAAVFAVLGVLPLITLTQVGIIVCIGVLLDTLLVRTVLVPALAFLLGDRFWAPGRIHRVPAPDAPVQPEPVAARH
- a CDS encoding cold-shock protein, with amino-acid sequence MATGTVKWFNSEKGFGFIEQDGGGPDVFVHYSAIASSGYRELNEGQKVEFEVTQGQKGPQADNVRPL
- a CDS encoding class I SAM-dependent methyltransferase — its product is MPGRLRHARPVNGLSTAAVSVLAREIGAPGDGLDRLRLVPTPFVPEVWLHLAEDAIVWWARMEAAAGRTLPPPYWASAWPGGQGLARYLLDHPELAAGRRVLDLAAGSGLVAIAAALAGASEVVANDVDPWAVAAVTVNARANQVAVTATEGDLLDGDGTGVDLLLAGDVLYDAGLARRVLPFLRRAAAAGAVVLVGDPDRGHLPAEALEVVASYPVPTTEPFVDSPVRRVQVLRPR
- a CDS encoding DedA family protein; translated protein: MLDTLAQVGELPTTLLMGALGLVMLADAVPLLGVLVPGDVAVLAAVGVGSPATGAATVAAVVAGCVAGWSLSFLAGRVYGERLRHSRVGGWIGEARWAAAEGILRSGGGRMVLIAPFLPVFNALLPLAAGGLRMSYRRFVTCATAGAALWAGLYLALGTASRSLAGLLPGESSPMLVTMAVGLALAGVVLLGTRRRLRALTGAGQPS
- a CDS encoding MBL fold metallo-hydrolase; this translates as MSYTGDVTAGGPPAVRELDRLTVTKLSVGPMDNNAYLLRCKGTGEQVLVDAANEAPRLLDLVGDGGLAAVVTTHRHMDHWVALEEVVAKTGARALVHGDDAEGLPIEAERLADGDTVPVGDCALEVIHVRGHTPGSIALLYRDPAGTPHLFTGDSLFPGGVGNTDQDPQRFGQLVDDVEQKLFDRLPDETWFYPGHGRDSTLGAERPSLPQWRARGW
- a CDS encoding maleylpyruvate isomerase family mycothiol-dependent enzyme — its product is MTTDPLLLTGEVDDATARLLRAAAALDDADIAAPSLLPGWTRGHVLAHLARNADGFVNLLTAARTGEPIPMYASPEARAADIEAGAGRPPAAHLDDLRHSAERFAEAVAAMPVEAWSATVQTRRGPWKAAMLVWGRLREIEVHHVDLDVGYRSADWPAAFAHHLLHEVGAGLAARTDVPAMVLRFDGSRHELVVGEREAAPLVSGPVAELAAWLIGRSRGEALTVAPDGPLPTPPEWI
- the rsgA gene encoding ribosome small subunit-dependent GTPase A, producing MTIDLSALGFDADRAAYARRRPDRRPGRVARVDRGVCTVLCADGPVRASLGPAVLAAAARDLTALPCAGDWVLLATWPDGPLTVETVLPRRTALVRRTAGKDASGQVLAANLDAAAVVEPVHPEPDVARIERLLSLAHESGARPVVVLTKVDLAADPAAVARQLAAVAPGVPVLPVSAERGTGLEPLRPLVAPGLTLGLLGPSGAGKSSLVNALAGAAVMPTQAIRRVDGKGRHTTTWRSLVPVPGGGAVLDTPGVRAVGLLDGSAGLDRAFSDIAELATGCRYADCGHEAEPACAVREALETGELPVRRWENWRRLQREVAYESRRRETRLAAERRGGWRGGRRRTARPAPPASPGGF